In the genome of Williamwhitmania taraxaci, the window GGGTCTACTCGTCCAACAATCCACGGTTTGAGTTTATCCTCGAAACCCCTGCCGTAATTAAAGATTCTACGTTTGTTGATACCGTGAACATAAAAACCCTTACGCGCAATATTTACTACAAGGTAAGGGCTATCGATGTGCGGCAAAACCAGTCGGAGTTTTCGGAGATGCTTACAATTACGCGTCCGGATGTTATTCCTCCCGTATCGCCTGTGGTTAAAAGCATTGAGGAGCAAGATGGTAATGTTTCCCTCACGTGGGTAAACAGCTCCAGCATCGATGTTGCCTTTCACCATATCTACCGAAGGGAAAAGGGCGATAGCCTGTTTCGGGCAATCGTGAAGCTGGATAAGGTAGCGGATATCCGATCGACCTATCTGGATAAGAGCGTGAAGGCCGGCAAGGAGTATATCTACTTTGTGAAGGCCGAGGATAATACCGGGCTGTTCTCGCCTCCATCGAAAACGGTTGTGTGCAAAACCACGGGTAGCAAGGAGAGTATCAGCTTAAAGAAGCGGGAGCAAACCGATAGGGTTAAGCTAATCTGGAGCATTAAGTCGAATAAACGGGTCGTAAAAGTTCTGGTTTATCGAAGTGTGAATGATGCACCCATGGAGCTGTACG includes:
- a CDS encoding fibronectin type III domain-containing protein, producing VYSSNNPRFEFILETPAVIKDSTFVDTVNIKTLTRNIYYKVRAIDVRQNQSEFSEMLTITRPDVIPPVSPVVKSIEEQDGNVSLTWVNSSSIDVAFHHIYRREKGDSLFRAIVKLDKVADIRSTYLDKSVKAGKEYIYFVKAEDNTGLFSPPSKTVVCKTTGSKESISLKKREQTDRVKLIWSIKSNKRVVKVLVYRSVNDAPMELYGNSLDDFYFDLKLSPEKTFNYRIKAIYEDGSASELSNTVKVKM